A window of Fundulus heteroclitus isolate FHET01 chromosome 15, MU-UCD_Fhet_4.1, whole genome shotgun sequence contains these coding sequences:
- the cnstb gene encoding consortin, connexin sorting protein b isoform X1, whose protein sequence is MGNKNSIPPRGPEGEMTQKEDAALINCATGGVSSDEAQRISPELLAALQSLGENEDYTLLPHSLHQVAETYSLKQDYQWAIQFLQLEKLYHERLLSNLAALQEKWESEFNEKKGTESPTPPDTDSISISQKHIEKLSHICRTHHRPSLNPDQQTNLNAALKDPQSSTDTPQPCLDKADKPETEQGAAEGEKSVTSQSEFSSPPMEEEEERREEGEEAFEEGQEVDAGEQAVRGEDTPEEEEVKVEWPAGVAQASDKDLAKLSNTEGSSSPDGLVSILKRRRASLDGLPPPSDGADKQSGKRKVRFSEPEDGIDQDEVGGDSCLILLLLCLATVVISIGGTALYCTLVDTYSNICTDFTQNVDFYVSNVRGFLEGLGQWLPLGT, encoded by the exons ATGGGGAACAAAAACTCCATTCCTCCGAGAGGTCCTGAAGGGGAAATGACTCAAAAAGAGGATGCAGCATTGATCAACTGTGCCACAG GCGGCGTCTCCTCAGACGAAGCTCAGAGGATCAGCCCAGAGCTGCTGGCGGCCCTGCAATCCCTTGGAGAAAACGAGGACTACACTCTCCTGCCGCACTCCCTGCACCAG GTTGCGGAGACCTACTCACTGAAGCAGGACT ACCAGTGGGCCATTCAGTTTCTACAGCTGGAGAAGCTCTACCATGAACGGCTGCTGTCCAACCTCGCAGCCCTGCAGGAGAAATGGG AGAGTGAGTTTAATGAGAAGAAGGGCACTGAGAGTCCGACGCCTCCCGACACAGACAGCATCAGCATCAGTCAGAAACATATTGAGAAGCTGAGCCACATCTGCAGGACACACCACAG ACCCTCCCTCAACCCGGACCAG CAGACAAACCTGAACGCAGCACTCAAAGACCCTCAGAGCAGCACGGATACTCCGCAGCCTTGTCTCGATAAAG CCGACAAGCCAGAGACCGAACAAGGCGCTGCAGAGGGAGAAAAGAGCGTGACCTCCCAGTCCGAGTTTTCCTCACCACCcatggaggaagaggaagagcgGCGGGAAGAGGGGGAAGAGGCGTTCGAGGAAGGGCAGGAAGTAGACGCTGGGGAGCAAGCGGTGCGCGGTGAGGACACaccggaggaagaggaggtgaaggTGGAGTGGCCGGCAGGAGTAGCGCAGGCCTCGGACAAAGACCTGGCCAAACTCTCCAACACGGAGGGG AGCTCCTCCCCAGATGGTCTGGTCTCCATTCTGAAGAGGAGGCGAGCCTCCCTTGACGGGCTTCCTCCCCCGAGCGACGGTGCCGATAAGCAGAGCGGCAAACGCAAAGTTCGCTTCAGCGAGCCAGAGGACGGCATAGACCAAG ATGAGGTTGGAGGGGATTCCTGTCttatcctgctgctgctgtgcctgGCCACTGTGGTGATCAGCATAGGCGGGACCGCGCTCTACTGCACTCTGGTGGACACTTACTCCAACATCTGCACCGACTTCACTCAGAACGTCGACTTCTACGTCTCCAACGTGCGGGGCTTCCTGGAAGGCCTCGGACAGTGGCTGCCCCTGGGGACTTAG
- the cnstb gene encoding consortin, connexin sorting protein b isoform X2, which translates to MGNKNSIPPRGPEGEMTQKEDAALINCATGGVSSDEAQRISPELLAALQSLGENEDYTLLPHSLHQVAETYSLKQDYQWAIQFLQLEKLYHERLLSNLAALQEKWESEFNEKKGTESPTPPDTDSISISQKHIEKLSHICRTHHRPSLNPDQTNLNAALKDPQSSTDTPQPCLDKADKPETEQGAAEGEKSVTSQSEFSSPPMEEEEERREEGEEAFEEGQEVDAGEQAVRGEDTPEEEEVKVEWPAGVAQASDKDLAKLSNTEGSSSPDGLVSILKRRRASLDGLPPPSDGADKQSGKRKVRFSEPEDGIDQDEVGGDSCLILLLLCLATVVISIGGTALYCTLVDTYSNICTDFTQNVDFYVSNVRGFLEGLGQWLPLGT; encoded by the exons ATGGGGAACAAAAACTCCATTCCTCCGAGAGGTCCTGAAGGGGAAATGACTCAAAAAGAGGATGCAGCATTGATCAACTGTGCCACAG GCGGCGTCTCCTCAGACGAAGCTCAGAGGATCAGCCCAGAGCTGCTGGCGGCCCTGCAATCCCTTGGAGAAAACGAGGACTACACTCTCCTGCCGCACTCCCTGCACCAG GTTGCGGAGACCTACTCACTGAAGCAGGACT ACCAGTGGGCCATTCAGTTTCTACAGCTGGAGAAGCTCTACCATGAACGGCTGCTGTCCAACCTCGCAGCCCTGCAGGAGAAATGGG AGAGTGAGTTTAATGAGAAGAAGGGCACTGAGAGTCCGACGCCTCCCGACACAGACAGCATCAGCATCAGTCAGAAACATATTGAGAAGCTGAGCCACATCTGCAGGACACACCACAG ACCCTCCCTCAACCCGGACCAG ACAAACCTGAACGCAGCACTCAAAGACCCTCAGAGCAGCACGGATACTCCGCAGCCTTGTCTCGATAAAG CCGACAAGCCAGAGACCGAACAAGGCGCTGCAGAGGGAGAAAAGAGCGTGACCTCCCAGTCCGAGTTTTCCTCACCACCcatggaggaagaggaagagcgGCGGGAAGAGGGGGAAGAGGCGTTCGAGGAAGGGCAGGAAGTAGACGCTGGGGAGCAAGCGGTGCGCGGTGAGGACACaccggaggaagaggaggtgaaggTGGAGTGGCCGGCAGGAGTAGCGCAGGCCTCGGACAAAGACCTGGCCAAACTCTCCAACACGGAGGGG AGCTCCTCCCCAGATGGTCTGGTCTCCATTCTGAAGAGGAGGCGAGCCTCCCTTGACGGGCTTCCTCCCCCGAGCGACGGTGCCGATAAGCAGAGCGGCAAACGCAAAGTTCGCTTCAGCGAGCCAGAGGACGGCATAGACCAAG ATGAGGTTGGAGGGGATTCCTGTCttatcctgctgctgctgtgcctgGCCACTGTGGTGATCAGCATAGGCGGGACCGCGCTCTACTGCACTCTGGTGGACACTTACTCCAACATCTGCACCGACTTCACTCAGAACGTCGACTTCTACGTCTCCAACGTGCGGGGCTTCCTGGAAGGCCTCGGACAGTGGCTGCCCCTGGGGACTTAG